A genomic region of Conger conger chromosome 6, fConCon1.1, whole genome shotgun sequence contains the following coding sequences:
- the LOC133130881 gene encoding uncharacterized protein LOC133130881: protein MQLDEGDRSPSSSSSTSQCRAEKQVLSGTATPDDCLSIRSLSSRVSVQGPGDLCASPKTAAPAREHSALQRHISEAQTLIMEVDTCIQDSFQTRVQEDVLTRAVIESLMQQNQAVAQELDLQTARVHELEVMLADAYEQKAVAVSESQTAMEELQDFIRGRDKLLKELSEDYSQLREEKIHLQSFFCDDGHGTAVLKKSFHQSHPQINKMQGEITELHRRQHTSSLSKLYLGLKAHEERELSPQDVASVVLDLNEFSSFLGGTLDEQHQNSAPEPGPAAAEGATRLRKEYKTQTFKV, encoded by the exons ATGCAGCTGGACGAGGGGGACAGAAGtccctccagcagcagcagcacctccCAGTGCCGGGCGGAGAAGCAGGTCCTGAGCGGGACCGCCACCCCCGACGACTGCCTGTCCATCCGCAGCCTCTCCTCcagggtcagtgtgcagggtcCGGGGGACCTGTGCGCCTCCCCCAAAACCGCAGCCCCGGCCAGGGAGCATAGCGCCCTCCAGAGGCACATCTCCGAGGCACAGACCCTGATCATGGAGGTGGACACCTGCATCCAGGATTCCTTTCAGACCCGGGTGCAGGAAGACGTGCTGACCAGG GCGGTAATTGAGTCTCTAATGCAGCAGAATCAGGCTGTAGCTCAGGAACTGGATTTGCAAACGGCACGAGTCCACGAGCTGGAGGTCATGCTTGCTGACGCTTATGAGCAAAAGGCCGTGGCGGTGTCTGAGAGCCAGACAGCCATGGAGGAACTTCAGGACTTCATACGTGGCAGAGACAAGCTCCTCAAA GAGCTGAGCGAGGACTACAGTCAGCTGAGGGAGGAGAAAATCCATTTGCAGAGCTTTTTCTGTGACGATGGGCACGGGACTGCGGTCCTGAAAAAGTCATTTCATCAGAGCCACCCTCAGATAAACAA GATGCAGGGTGAGATAACGGAGCTCCACAGAAGGCAACACACAAGCAGCTTAAGCAAGCTGTACCTCGGGCTTAAAGCTCATGAAGAGAGGGAGCTCAGTCCTCAAGATGTGGCTTCGGTCGTTCTGGACCTGAATGAATTTAGTTCATTTCTGGGAGGAACCCTGGACGAGCAGCACCAGAACTCAGCACCAGAACCTGGACCTGCAGCTGCTGAGGGAGCCACACGCCTGAGGAAAGAATACAAGACACAGACATTTAAAGTATAA